The window GATCAGAGTTCGGGTTGTTTCCAGCAAGGATGAGAGAAATCTCCAACCCCCGGCTAAATGCTTGGTTGAACATCAGTCGTGTCTGAAATGTTGAGACAAAGGGGAACCAGGAGAAAATGGCAATGGGAATGAAGATAATCATTCCCATTCCAGCATCATATAGACGAGCAATGGAGCGTATCGACTTCCACAACCCAAGCTTCTTCATCAACGGCTTGCAAGCAACAGTTATCTATAATTTCATTAAACAGCATAATTTTCAAGTCGCTGTAAATTAAATGCCAAAAGAGTGTACAGATACTTCAAATGCCAACTTTAAGTGATGAGATCTCATGACAACATATAATCATTTTAGCCTAGAAGCAATACTTCTAATCCCTCACATTAAACAACTAAATATAAGGTTCTAGGCTCACTGACGGGTGATTTCCAATAAATCTACAAAGTTGATTTCTTGAATGCTGAGGAGAACGTAAGTCATAAGCTGGCATCCTATACCAGTACCACTCATCATCAATGTTGATGTATATATATACAAACAAAAGGCTATTCTGAAGGTGATGACATCCTGGGGAGAACATAATTGATAAGGCATCCTATACCAGTACCACTCATCATCAATGTTACATTATACTAGTTGTACCACAGTAGAGCACCATCTCAGTTTTACCTCAAAAAAAAACTATAGTAGCATCTCTTAAATACCTATACTTGAGTCTGAAGTTGACATTCATAAATACAACTGACCAAAATGTTCCTCTACAGCAACTACCATAAAACTGGATTACTCTAAGCATCAAAATGCCACTTCGTTCAGTCAGCTCAATATAGAGAACGGGAAAAAGAAAAACAGTAAGTGTGAAAAAGAACCACTAGCAGGCCAGGAATATTACCGAAATAATACCCCATCCAGTGGGTACAAATGCCAAGATGCAGGCAAAGATATCTGGCACGGATAGATTAGTCAGTACCACTGCAACAGCCAAACCAGCCATTGCTAGCATGAATGATACGCCTTGGACAAAGCGCAGCACCAGCTGGAAATTAACAGATATCTTCTGGCTAAAGGTAAACACCTGGAAAACCCACCACATGAGGATGAATGAATGTTCATAACATGATACCAGAAGTTTTCTTCCAGAAAACGGGATACGGTTTGATTCAAGTAGTTTTTACCTTGAAAAGAATAATGAGAACAGCA is drawn from Papaver somniferum cultivar HN1 unplaced genomic scaffold, ASM357369v1 unplaced-scaffold_17302, whole genome shotgun sequence and contains these coding sequences:
- the LOC113337702 gene encoding callose synthase 9-like — translated: KSVIANQKNFIATEETFLLLPMLELKLLFILQVYGLSWIVLAVLIILFKVFTFSQKISVNFQLVLRFVQGVSFMLAMAGLAVAVVLTNLSVPDIFACILAFVPTGWGIISITVACKPLMKKLGLWKSIRSIARLYDAGMGMIIFIPIAIFSWFPFVSTFQTRLMFNQAFSRGLEISLILAGNNPNSDL